In Gemmatimonadales bacterium, the following are encoded in one genomic region:
- a CDS encoding prohibitin family protein: MSSAMGDGDSGLSRIARLAGIALGLLVLLLLGPTAVTYVNPGHVGIVIHRTGGGVDPRPLGPGLHARNPLTTGIEEYPTFMQTLVLTRASSEGSSNNDEINVNSVEGQPLSLDVSMSFELDPTKVPALYSTFRTDIGTIQHTYVKQAIRQALQEVVGNEEIAAIIGPKKAEVTGRVTKSLEQRLDPYGIQVKQFTINELRAPPAVIEAINQKNVMQQQALTSQNELQKNQFQAQGDSIKAAGRAKAILAEAEAQAKANRLLSESITPTLVQYEMSKRWNGQMPQVTGGAMPMLQLPGPGK, from the coding sequence ATGAGTAGTGCCATGGGCGACGGCGACAGTGGCCTCAGCAGGATCGCGCGGCTGGCCGGCATCGCTCTGGGGCTGCTGGTGTTGCTGCTGTTGGGGCCGACGGCGGTGACGTACGTCAATCCGGGGCACGTCGGCATCGTGATCCATCGGACCGGCGGCGGGGTGGACCCGCGGCCGCTCGGGCCCGGCCTCCACGCGCGGAATCCGCTCACGACCGGGATCGAGGAGTATCCCACGTTCATGCAGACCCTGGTGCTGACCCGGGCCTCGAGCGAAGGGTCGAGCAACAACGACGAGATCAACGTCAACAGCGTCGAAGGCCAGCCGCTGTCGCTCGACGTGTCGATGTCGTTCGAGCTCGACCCGACCAAAGTGCCGGCGCTCTATTCCACTTTCCGGACGGACATAGGCACCATCCAGCACACCTATGTCAAGCAGGCCATCCGGCAAGCCTTACAGGAAGTGGTGGGCAACGAGGAGATCGCGGCGATCATCGGCCCCAAGAAGGCCGAAGTGACCGGCCGGGTGACCAAGTCGCTGGAGCAGCGGCTGGATCCCTACGGCATTCAGGTGAAGCAGTTCACTATCAACGAGCTGCGCGCGCCGCCAGCCGTCATCGAGGCGATCAACCAGAAGAACGTCATGCAGCAGCAGGCGCTCACGTCGCAGAACGAGCTGCAGAAGAACCAGTTCCAGGCCCAGGGCGACTCGATCAAGGCTGCCGGCCGGGCCAAGGCGATTCTGGCGGAGGCGGAGGCGCAGGCCAAGGCCAACCGGCTCCTGAGCGAGAGCATCACCCCCACGCTGGTGCAGTACGAGATGAGCAAGCGGTGGAACGGGCAGATGCCGCAGGTGACCGGCGGGGCGATGCCGATGCTGCAGTTGCCGGGGCCGGGGAAGTAG